GAATGGCCCTAAAGGCTCTACCTTCTCTCCTGGAGTCTGGAGTGAGGCCTATAGTTATAATTTAGCTCCCAATCCACTAGGGAAGGGACCGGGGATCATGCCCAAAACGGGGGGGATGGTTGGGGGGGTAGGGGGGCAGGGTGGGGGGTTGATGTGCCCCTCTCAGACCAGTTTGGGACTCTCCGGGAGCTCGGGGTCGCAGTCTCACTCTAGTTCGTTCACATCGATATCGGAGTCGTCCTGTCTCAGGGACCCGGTAACCATGGTTATGATGACGGGGAGGCGGAGCGAGACAGAGGGCGCGGCTGCTAGCCCCGCAGGGGGACAGATGGGGTCAGAAAGAGGGGTGGGAgaaggagaatggagggagaggtcAGCACATTCCATCGCCGCAGCCAACGCACTCAAGTTCCGCGAGCGCTCTCTCTCCACGCCGACAGACTCCGGTTCGTTCTGCTCCACAGATAACATCAGTGGCGGGATGTACAGTGTCACTGGGGTAACAGGAGCCGGTAATGGGACGAACGGAGGTGTTCCAACAGAAATGCACAGCCACCACCACTATCAGCCCCgtggtgagaggggggagagctaTGCCCTCCTGTATCCCAGCGGGAGCTCTGAGGACGGTAGCGCCAGCGTCGACAACATCTCCATAACCGACGACAACTTCCCCCAGGACGGTCGCCTACGGTTACGCTCTCGCTCTATCTCCTTGAAGAAGTCCAAACACAAACCCCCGCCGCCCGTCCGGAGCGTCTCGCTCATGAAGAATTTAGGGGACGCCGATGGGCGTGTGCACGGCCGTGACAGGGGTCACTACAGAGAAGGACGCCCCAAATCCCTCCACATCCCACGGGAACACCTCCAGGACTTCCAGCCAAACTTTctcctaccctcctcctcctgcctctccaaGCCTGATCTGGAGGATCCCGAGCTGGGCTACGGCGGGATGGACGGGCCCCCTGGCCTGGAGGTCCAGGGACCCAACAACACAGAGCTGTCCTCCCCAGCACACTGGCAGCTGGGGGAGTGGAAGTCTTCTGATCCATACCAGTCATGGTCTGGGTCTAGCACCGCCACAGGGACTACTGTCGTAGACTGTATGAAGGTAAGACTAGTCTAGGCACTTAGGGCCACATCCAGACTTGAGATAAGATGTTTTAACATGGATTTAAGTAAAACGTTTCACGAAAGTGCATGTTCTGTTGACTTAAGTCCATTCTAAGTTAAGTCTGAATAGGGCCCTAAGTACTTTTCTACTTGTGTAAAGCCACAGGGGtttgtgtgttgtatgtgtcatGCAGGGTtctctcttcctggagatctacagtCCAACCCCACCTTAACGGTCTGATTCAGCTAACAGTCTTGGTGAGATCTCCAGGAGGAGGGTTGGATAGCGCTGGTGTAATGGAGGATTTCTGCTGATGTACGACGAGGAAGATGATGTTTTTAACCATACATGGCTAATACATGTTTTATCTTATCTAATCTAATCCAAGGTTCAAGGTTCAGAGTCTCTCCTGGattccccgtctccctccctcctctccatcgaGTCGACCAAAGCCTCCTCCCCCTTCAAGCCTCCAGGACTCATGTCCCCTTCCAGCGGCTACTCTAGCCTATCAGAGACACCCACGCCCATCACCCCCTCCAATCAGGTCGCAGGAACAACAACAGGGCCCGCCTCCACATTTGGGTGTAAGATGCGCCCCAAAATCCCTGAGAGGAAGTCTTCGCTGCCGGTGACCTCGCCGTGTGACCCAGCCGCCCGGTCGAGGCTTTCCTTCGAGATGCCGGTTAACGCTCATCTAGACTTGTCCTCCATCAAACCAAAACAGAAAGCCAGCAGGCGTCATTCTGACACATCCACTGCAGCCAAACCCGGTAAACTGAGTTCCGGCAGTCAATCATCTCTCCCTTTGGTAACCACGAACGAGCTCCGGAACATCCGCCTGCGTTCCGTCTCCCGTAGTGACCTGGAGGACTTCCCAGACGGAGCCTCTGATGACATTATCGAGGAGGAGCAGGGTCTTGACCTTTCCCCCCCTGGTGTCAACTCTCTCGGGCCCCTCGTTGCCTCTAAACCCAAGCCTCCGGTCGCGGTGAAACCCCCGTTACCCAAACGGCCCTTCAACCTCCTTCTcaagtccccctcctcctctcccgttgATTCCGaatcctcccctgcctcccccattGACCCTCCCCGGCCCATGCCCAATCCCAGCATTTACATGGTGGTAGGTAGGAAGCCCAAGCTGAAGAAAGCCCTCCCTCACACCCCCACCAGCCCCTGTGGACCCCTGGACCAAACCCAAACCTTCCCTCTCCATCACCCCCAGGGTCTTTACagtctcccctccttcccccacaTCCAGTCCCTGTAcgacctccctcctctcccccttccccagcCACTGCTGGAGGACCCCGCCTTGGAGCCGGAGTTCGACCCAGACTTCGAGCTCCATCTTGGGCTTGAGGGTGGATGGTCGcttccctctccctgtagtaACCTAGAGGTGATGGAGACTCAGGATAAGAGCAGGACCCTCCCCAGCAGGATGACCATCTCCTGTCTGGCCGAACTGGACAAGAAGAAACCCAAGGTAGGCCcaagtctgtttgtctgtctgtctctctctttctctttctctctctgtctgtctctctctcatattttattctgtctctctctctttctccatcagtggcggtcagtgccgtttaagatgagggaggacaaaaAATGTTTTCATGAGCTTGGCCATATTTTTATTGCAGCAAATTGGATGgctctcattcatattccattcatccagttcaatgtaacagtgataggttcaGGCTACTAAATGATCCTCAAATTTTCCCCATAACCATCATGAGgctgctacaacctagcctatgaatgaaagtttacaacgtaggtgcacacagttcgagagacaaatttgatgtgacacatggacagacagtgacatttaataccgccttgcacactcttgcctgcatctactctgatatagggtgtaatcattagtccaacagttgcaatcgagagtttctattggacaaattcaggtatgttcaTTCCCGTTTtttccgtttaagaaacattttttcaacaaaatcacaaattaaTACACCCGTGATCAcgcgtaaacacagttcactttcatagcagccacattgtaTTCCTTCTTGCATCTATGTGCTCTCCTTTCACCtcttcccttcacttgtggacttcaatacacaacacatctgtTGTATGCGACCAGtcgaaaaacctttccaagccaaaccgctacacacagcctacttTGTTGAAACCAGATTAGCTAAAGTAGTCCGTATAGCTACAAGAAGCAtcgcgttagtaaacccgcttcatcaaatcaaatcaaatcaaattttatttgtcacatgcacatggttagcagatgttaatgcgagtgtagcgaaatgcttgtgcttctagttccaaaaatgcagtaataatcaacaagtaatctaactaacaattcctaaactactgtcttatacacagtgtaaggggataaagaatatgtacataaagatatatgaatgagtgatggtacagagcagcataggcaagatacagtagatggtatcgagtacagtatatacatatgagatgagtatgcaaacaaagtggcatagttaaagtggctagtgatacaggtattacataaggatgcagtcgatgatatagagtacagtatatacgtatgcatatgagatgaataatgtagggtaagtaacatgcagtaatgttacagtgtacagtcagtaaacagTTACACCagcgggccccggtggcaataaattagtaaaaccaaaagcttaccatGATTTGAAAGAGtcccagtgttgtgttggaaagtcatagccagctagctaacatagcatccctctgttatagccagctagctaacatagcatccctctgtttgactagagtgtttcagtaggctaaactagctagctgcatttgcttgctaactaagtgaaactgaaagtgaaaaaaatgacaatctctctctctctctatttctcccatgcctctccttcattttggaagaaatgtatttgttcaaaaaTGTTAAACTATTGTCTTTGTCTGTGAGTCAACgactcaccacatgttatgcactgcagagctagctagctgtagcttattcTTACATTACGAGATTCATTCTCAAATCCTTTGATTGAGCGGatgacatgtcagttcatgcttcAAGAGcgctgataggttggaggacgtcctccggaagttgtcataattactgtggaAGGGGTTGTCAatgtcaatgtacccagaggaggacagaagctatcagtcctccggctacaccatggtgctaccttaCAGAGTGCTattgaggctactgtatatactcagcaaaaaaataaacgtcctctcactgtcaactgtgtttattttcagcaaacttaacatgtgtaaatatttgtatgaacataacaagattaaaCAACTGACACATAAaccgaacaagttccacagacatgtgactaacagaaatggaataatctgtccctgaacaaagggacagattatcaaaatcaaaagtaacagtcagtatctggtgtggccaccagctgcattaagtactgcagtgcatctcctcctcatggactgcaccagatttgccagttcttgctgtgagatgttaccccactcttccaccaagacacctgcaagttcactgacatgtctggggggaatgcccctagccctcatcctccgatccaacaggtcccagacgtgctcaatgggattgagatccgggctcttctctggccatggcagaacactgacattcctgtcttgcagaaaatcacacacagaatgagcagtttggctggtggcattgtcatgctggagtgtcatgtcaggatgaggctgcaggaagggtaccacatgagggaagaggatgtcttccctgtaacgcacagcgttgagattgcctgcaatggcaacaagttcagtccgatgatgctgtgacacaccgccccagaccatgctggaccctccaccttcaaatcgatcccactccagagtacaggcctcggtgtcaagctcattcctttgacgataaacgcgaatccgaccatcacccctggtaagACAAAACCTctactcgtcagtgaagagcactttttgccggtcctgtctggtccagcgacggtgggtttgtgcccataggcgacattgttgccagtgatgtgaTGTTACAACATGCCTAtcagccctcagtccagcctctctcagcctactgcggacagtctgagcactgatgaagggattgtgcgttcctgatgtaactcagtcagttgttgttgccattctgtaTCTGAACCcggagtctctggtggcacagctggcggtGCAGTACAGAGTCcttgaccactgcgccacccgggaggccccggataactttttaaatgtttgaccatttacatttttatgaaattcactgaggaggatggtacgcccattcctcctctgaggagcctccactgctttCCATATAATCTACATCTCTTACCTGGATGTCCTTTGACTACTTCCTGTTACAAAATAAATACTTTCACTACTTCCTGCTACAAACCAAATACTATGACTACTTCCTGCTACAAACCAAATACTATGACTACTTCCTGCTacaaaccaaatactttgactaCCTCCTGCTACAAACCAAATTGTCCTTTAGTTATAATGTAGACAATCCACTATTTCTGAATTTCTCCTCAAGGTTCCTCCACCAGTTCCCAAGAAGCCCAACAGTCTCCTTCTTCCCTCCAACTCCACCACGGTGCATTCCAACGGTACCACCGACAGACAGGGAACACAGATGGACGGCCCAGCCGCTCTCCGCTCTCCTGTTGGAGCGTCCCCACCTGAGGAGATTCCCGGTAAAGAGGAAAACCAGGAAAACCCGCTGGGAACAGACGAGGAGAGCTCAATTGAGTCTTCATTACAGTCTTCATTGCAGGATTGTTCTCTTACAGACCTGGAGGGGAGGATGGCCACTGTAGAGATAGGTACAGGTATGTGTATAATGACAGGGAATTAATGAATGACAATTTATTTTGATTGAATTCAGATCCTGCCAGAATAAGCAAATGTGTTCAAAACTACTGTTTCTGATTCTCTTCAGTTGTTAGTTGATGTGTAAGTGGTTGCCATAGcaataaaaaaacacaactaCCAATACTGTTTTTATTCATCGTTAATTGTTTTCTTAATTTATTGACTGGTATTCATTAATAGAAATGTTTCTTGTCGTAGAGAGGAACTGACCATTCCTATTGTCTCCAGGTGATGATTCAGTGGAGGAGAACGTTGAGCAGAGTAGTTTGGACGTTCGTGGTAAAACGGAACTCCACATCACAGAGGAAACGGATGATGATGTTGGTGGACACACACCCAGCACACACAACGTGGAGGATCTCTTCACCAAAATACACAGGTACGCCAACAAACATACATTTATTTGGAAAACGGTTAAAAATTGTATTTAACATTCAAAGAAACAAATAACAATAATATCTACTGTGGGGTTTCCAGTATGTATGAAACACATTAACAACTAAAACTATGTTTTTTACTCTGAAAAGTCTAAAATACATtctatttctctcctccctccaggtcgAAGAGAAAAGTCCTGGGTCGTAAAGAACCAGGGGACTCATTCGGCAGCCGCCAGAGTCTGGTCTCCCCAGTGAAGCACAGCACCAGCGGGGGTGACCTCCAAACCATGACCCTGGGCTCCACTCTGCGGTCCAGCTCGCGGAACGACATCTTCATGGCCCTGTTACAGAAGAAGGGCAGTAAGTCCAGCAGTGGAGGGACACGCCTCTCTGCCATGGAGCTCCTGAAGAGCACGAACCCCCTCGCGAGACGCATCACGGAATTCTCCACGTTGTCGGACGGAGGAGGGGATATGACCACCGGTAATAACAGGACCAGACCGTCCCAGGACCAATGAGTCCCGGaccgaccctctctctctctcctactaaaGAGATTCTTGCTGTAACCTCACCAACACCAACAGCGGGCTGGCAAAGTAGAGATTGAATATATAACCACTTGTCGACCATTGATCGACAACGTAAATGGACCATTGCTGGAAGAATGAATATCCAACCAGACCACTCAACCACTGATGAACCGACCATTAACCGCCCAACGGTTCGACACGATGTTCACAGCGGTCAACAAAGGAGTTTTGTTTCCAGACACGGTCCTTGCTGTTATGAAGGCGTTTCATTTGCTAAGGTCTCAACTCAGTCCATCCTGTTATGAATGTGTTTCATTTGCTAAGGTCTCAACTCAGTCCATCGTGTTATGAAGGCGTTTCATTTGCTAAGGTCTCAACTCAGTCCATCGTGTTATGAAGGTGTTTCATTTGCTAAGGTCTCAACTCAGTCCATCCTGTTATGAATGTGTTTCATTTGCTAAGGTCTCAACTCAGTCCATCCTGTTATGAATGTGTTTCATTTGCTAAGGTCTCAACTCAGTCCATCGTGTTATGAATGTGTTTCATTTGCTAAGGTCTCAACTCAGTCCATCCTGTTATGAATGTGTTTCATTTGCTAAGGTCTCAACTCAGTCCATCGTGTTATGAATGTGTTTCATTTGCTAAGGTCTCAACTCAGTCCATCGTGTTATGAAGGCGTTTCATTTGCTAAGGTCTCAACTCAGTCCATCGTGTTATGAATGTGTTTCATTTGCTAAGGTCTCAACTCAGTCCATCCTGTTATGAATGTGTTTCATTTGCTAAGGTCTCAACTCAGTCCATCGTGTTATGAAGGCGTTTCATTTGCTAAGGTCTCAACTCAGTCCATCGTGTTATGAAGGTGTTTCATTTGCTAAGGTCTCAACTCAGTCCATCCTGTTATGAATGTGTTTCATTTGCTAAGGTCTCAACTCAGTCCATCCTGTTATGAATGTGTTTCATTTGCTGAGTTGGAGGAATTTTGAGTCGATGCTTCGACTCATCAATCCCATTCTCGTATTTTTACGTTGCTGTGTGAATGGTACTGTGCAACCAGGTTCATTGTGTGAATACTATACTAGGGAAAGAAGGAAAGATTAGATATTACCTTCACTCTGGGAGCCTGAACGTATGACTGTCAATGATGTGGAAATGAATCTGATTCAACCATAGATACACCACCAGTGTCTACTATCAACGCGCCATCCAACAACAGCCAGATTACAGGCCAATGCTGGTCAAATAAACCACATTGAACTTAAGGCTTTTGAAAACATGGTGTGAGTATGTGTAATATTAAAAACAAGAATGGTCATATTCTATGGTTATTACGTAAAGTCCAAAACATTCTACAGGAAGATGGACAGTTGGACCTGGTACCAAGCCCTACCCCTTTACATTTGAATCAAAGCACTTGGACGACGGCATACAGAACTCGTTCACAACAACGACGGCATACAGAACTAGTTCACAACAACGACGGCAAACAGAGGTAGTTCACAACAACGACGGCATACAGAACTCGTTCACAACAACGACGGCAAACAGAGGTAGTTCACAACAACGACGGCATACAGAACTCGTTCACAACAACGACGGCAAACAGAGGTAGTTCACAACAACGACGGCATACAGAACTAGTTCACAACAACGACGGCAAACAGAGGTAGTTCACAACAACGACGGCTTACAGAACTCGTTCACAACAACGACGGCAAACAGAACTCGTTCACAACAGTGACGGCAAACAGAGGTAGTTCACAACAACGATGGCATACAGAACTTGTTCACAACAACGACGGCAGACAGAACTCGTTCACAACAGTGACGGCAAACAGAGGTAGTTCACAACAACGACGGCATACAGAACTTGTTCACAACAACGACGGCAAACAGAGGTAGTTCACAACAACGACGGCAAACAGAACCCGTTCACAACAACGACGGCATACAGAACTCGTTCACAACAACGACGGCATACAGAACTCGTTCACAACAACGACGGCATACAGAACTCGTTCACAACAACGACGGCATACAGAACTCGTTCACAACAACGACGGCATACAGAACTAGTTCACAACAACGACGGCAAACAGAACCCGTTCACAACAACGACGGCATACAGAACTCGTTCACAACAACGACGGCATACAGAACTTGTTCACAACAACGACGGCATACAGAACTAGTTCACAACAACGACGGCATACAGAACTAGTTCACAACAACGACGGCATACAGAACTCGTTCACAACAACGACAGCACATCAACGCCTCTGTCATCCGTGTTCTATGTTTggtttatgttaaaaacatttaTTGCGAGATAGAAGGCCATACATATTTAACTTGCACAACGATATGCATACCCACCATATAACCTGAAATGGAACAGCTTGAACTGTTTGAAGAGACTCTGTACACTCGTCCTACAAACAGCAGTAGTACAATATAATTACTGTAGGATTAACAGTGAACAGTAGTACACACAGTCAGCAGTACACACACCCAAACCTTCCCTATGGATCTCCCCGCACTACTGTCcgcgtgtgtgtttatgtgtttacgtgtgcgtgcgtgcgtgcaggaAAGGATAACCAAACGCATGCAGGAGTGATGAGTGAAAGTGTACACAGAATGGAACCTTGTGGATCATTCCTAAGGGAGAGTCTGATACAGGTTGGGTTGATTAAACAGGTTTAGACTACAGGTCTCAGTTAGGACCATTGGACTGCTACGCCAGAAAACACCCAGAGGGTTTATACTAGAGGAGGGTCATTGGGgtgtgtctactgtatgtgtgtgtgtgtgtctgcagagaAGGGGTTAATTCATCCGTCCTAAGGAGAGGATGAAGTGGTCTGAACGTGGCTGTAATCTTTGGAGACATTCTGGACCTGAAGGGATTCTAGAACTGAGGGGATTCTAG
Above is a genomic segment from Oncorhynchus masou masou isolate Uvic2021 chromosome 23, UVic_Omas_1.1, whole genome shotgun sequence containing:
- the LOC135510310 gene encoding NHS-like protein 2 isoform X2 translates to MPFYKRTLVPKDVCRNDTKRPNANFGDLVDVCGFSLCSVLRQLSDLSRQSVSILEELEGELVSVCLRSETLEGKVISLQRHITALSKKPPPKMDMEKLEVLRTRSATTILDAEPKRSAASSHSRSPWQQSVNVFGSWSRPDCVQELHQEAQLNLQSLLQDFEEQLYDTKLTGQTFRHPTVTSQSSDDTLSRSPISLNNKRPEFLFLPASKRQVCEEDETSSVGINRGLDLSPSPSPCGSDRPLVVWSSTSLGPPVAEKPRWHLGQRTPAHLLPLDVTGERKVLDVDLLQGSCSPSQPRSLEPVSDTPVQHLTLRKTHSDLDPSLSLPQSPWTPPPTLGTMDHSATLLCSNSPSQSWNGPKGSTFSPGVWSEAYSYNLAPNPLGKGPGIMPKTGGMVGGVGGQGGGLMCPSQTSLGLSGSSGSQSHSSSFTSISESSCLRDPVTMVMMTGRRSETEGAAASPAGGQMGSERGVGEGEWRERSAHSIAAANALKFRERSLSTPTDSGSFCSTDNISGGMYSVTGVTGAGNGTNGGVPTEMHSHHHYQPRGERGESYALLYPSGSSEDGSASVDNISITDDNFPQDGRLRLRSRSISLKKSKHKPPPPVRSVSLMKNLGDADGRVHGRDRGHYREGRPKSLHIPREHLQDFQPNFLLPSSSCLSKPDLEDPELGYGGMDGPPGLEVQGPNNTELSSPAHWQLGEWKSSDPYQSWSGSSTATGTTVVDCMKVQGSESLLDSPSPSLLSIESTKASSPFKPPGLMSPSSGYSSLSETPTPITPSNQVAGTTTGPASTFGCKMRPKIPERKSSLPVTSPCDPAARSRLSFEMPVNAHLDLSSIKPKQKASRRHSDTSTAAKPGKLSSGSQSSLPLVTTNELRNIRLRSVSRSDLEDFPDGASDDIIEEEQGLDLSPPGVNSLGPLVASKPKPPVAVKPPLPKRPFNLLLKSPSSSPVDSESSPASPIDPPRPMPNPSIYMVVGRKPKLKKALPHTPTSPCGPLDQTQTFPLHHPQGLYSLPSFPHIQSLYDLPPLPLPQPLLEDPALEPEFDPDFELHLGLEGGWSLPSPCSNLEVMETQDKSRTLPSRMTISCLAELDKKKPKVPPPVPKKPNSLLLPSNSTTVHSNGTTDRQGTQMDGPAALRSPVGASPPEEIPGKEENQENPLGTDEESSIESSLQSSLQDCSLTDLEGRMATVEIGDDSVEENVEQSSLDVRGKTELHITEETDDDVGGHTPSTHNVEDLFTKIHRSKRKVLGRKEPGDSFGSRQSLVSPVKHSTSGGDLQTMTLGSTLRSSSRNDIFMALLQKKGSKSSSGGTRLSAMELLKSTNPLARRITEFSTLSDGGGDMTTGNNRTRPSQDQ
- the LOC135510310 gene encoding NHS-like protein 2 isoform X1; its protein translation is MPFYKRTLVPKDVCRNDTKRPNANFGDLVDVCGFSLCSVLRQLSDLSRQSVSILEELEGELVSVCLRSETLEGKVISLQRHITALSKKPPPKMDMEKLEVLRTRSATTILDAEPKRSAASSHSRSPWQQSVNVFGSWSRPDCVQELHQEAQLNLQSLLQDFEEQLYDTKLTGQTFRHPTVTSQSSDDTLSRSPISLNNKRPEFLFLPASKRQVCEEDETSSVGINRGLDLSPSPSPCGSDRPLVVWSSTSLGPPVAEKPRWHLGQRTPAHLLPLDVTGERKVLDVDLLQGSCSPSQPRSLEPVSDTPVQHLTLRKTHSDLDPSLSLPQSPWTPPPTLGTMDHSATLLCSNSPSQSWNGPKGSTFSPGVWSEAYSYNLAPNPLGKGPGIMPKTGGMVGGVGGQGGGLMCPSQTSLGLSGSSGSQSHSSSFTSISESSCLRDPVTMVMMTGRRSETEGAAASPAGGQMGSERGVGEGEWRERSAHSIAAANALKFRERSLSTPTDSGSFCSTDNISGGMYSVTGVTGAGNGTNGGVPTEMHSHHHYQPRGERGESYALLYPSGSSEDGSASVDNISITDDNFPQDGRLRLRSRSISLKKSKHKPPPPVRSVSLMKNLGDADGRVHGRDRGHYREGRPKSLHIPREHLQDFQPNFLLPSSSCLSKPDLEDPELGYGGMDGPPGLEVQGPNNTELSSPAHWQLGEWKSSDPYQSWSGSSTATGTTVVDCMKVQGSESLLDSPSPSLLSIESTKASSPFKPPGLMSPSSGYSSLSETPTPITPSNQVAGTTTGPASTFGCKMRPKIPERKSSLPVTSPCDPAARSRLSFEMPVNAHLDLSSIKPKQKASRRHSDTSTAAKPGKLSSGSQSSLPLVTTNELRNIRLRSVSRSDLEDFPDGASDDIIEEEQGLDLSPPGVNSLGPLVASKPKPPVAVKPPLPKRPFNLLLKSPSSSPVDSESSPASPIDPPRPMPNPSIYMVVGRKPKLKKALPHTPTSPCGPLDQTQTFPLHHPQGLYSLPSFPHIQSLYDLPPLPLPQPLLEDPALEPEFDPDFELHLGLEGGWSLPSPCSNLEVMETQDKSRTLPSRMTISCLAELDKKKPKVPPPVPKKPNSLLLPSNSTTVHSNGTTDRQGTQMDGPAALRSPVGASPPEEIPGKEENQENPLGTDEESSIESSLQSSLQDCSLTDLEGRMATVEIGTGDDSVEENVEQSSLDVRGKTELHITEETDDDVGGHTPSTHNVEDLFTKIHRSKRKVLGRKEPGDSFGSRQSLVSPVKHSTSGGDLQTMTLGSTLRSSSRNDIFMALLQKKGSKSSSGGTRLSAMELLKSTNPLARRITEFSTLSDGGGDMTTGNNRTRPSQDQ
- the LOC135510310 gene encoding NHS-like protein 2 isoform X3, coding for MPFYKRTLVPKDVCRNDTKRPNANFGDLVDVCGFSLCSVLRQLSDLSRQSVSILEELEGELVSVCLRSETLEGKVISLQRHITALSKKPPPKTTTILDAEPKRSAASSHSRSPWQQSVNVFGSWSRPDCVQELHQEAQLNLQSLLQDFEEQLYDTKLTGQTFRHPTVTSQSSDDTLSRSPISLNNKRPEFLFLPASKRQVCEEDETSSVGINRGLDLSPSPSPCGSDRPLVVWSSTSLGPPVAEKPRWHLGQRTPAHLLPLDVTGERKVLDVDLLQGSCSPSQPRSLEPVSDTPVQHLTLRKTHSDLDPSLSLPQSPWTPPPTLGTMDHSATLLCSNSPSQSWNGPKGSTFSPGVWSEAYSYNLAPNPLGKGPGIMPKTGGMVGGVGGQGGGLMCPSQTSLGLSGSSGSQSHSSSFTSISESSCLRDPVTMVMMTGRRSETEGAAASPAGGQMGSERGVGEGEWRERSAHSIAAANALKFRERSLSTPTDSGSFCSTDNISGGMYSVTGVTGAGNGTNGGVPTEMHSHHHYQPRGERGESYALLYPSGSSEDGSASVDNISITDDNFPQDGRLRLRSRSISLKKSKHKPPPPVRSVSLMKNLGDADGRVHGRDRGHYREGRPKSLHIPREHLQDFQPNFLLPSSSCLSKPDLEDPELGYGGMDGPPGLEVQGPNNTELSSPAHWQLGEWKSSDPYQSWSGSSTATGTTVVDCMKVQGSESLLDSPSPSLLSIESTKASSPFKPPGLMSPSSGYSSLSETPTPITPSNQVAGTTTGPASTFGCKMRPKIPERKSSLPVTSPCDPAARSRLSFEMPVNAHLDLSSIKPKQKASRRHSDTSTAAKPGKLSSGSQSSLPLVTTNELRNIRLRSVSRSDLEDFPDGASDDIIEEEQGLDLSPPGVNSLGPLVASKPKPPVAVKPPLPKRPFNLLLKSPSSSPVDSESSPASPIDPPRPMPNPSIYMVVGRKPKLKKALPHTPTSPCGPLDQTQTFPLHHPQGLYSLPSFPHIQSLYDLPPLPLPQPLLEDPALEPEFDPDFELHLGLEGGWSLPSPCSNLEVMETQDKSRTLPSRMTISCLAELDKKKPKVPPPVPKKPNSLLLPSNSTTVHSNGTTDRQGTQMDGPAALRSPVGASPPEEIPGKEENQENPLGTDEESSIESSLQSSLQDCSLTDLEGRMATVEIGTGDDSVEENVEQSSLDVRGKTELHITEETDDDVGGHTPSTHNVEDLFTKIHRSKRKVLGRKEPGDSFGSRQSLVSPVKHSTSGGDLQTMTLGSTLRSSSRNDIFMALLQKKGSKSSSGGTRLSAMELLKSTNPLARRITEFSTLSDGGGDMTTGNNRTRPSQDQ
- the LOC135510310 gene encoding NHS-like protein 2 isoform X4; the encoded protein is MPFYKRTLVPKDVCRNDTKRPNANFGDLVDVCGFSLCSVLRQLSDLSRQSVSILEELEGELVSVCLRSETLEGKVISLQRHITALSKKPPPKTTTILDAEPKRSAASSHSRSPWQQSVNVFGSWSRPDCVQELHQEAQLNLQSLLQDFEEQLYDTKLTGQTFRHPTVTSQSSDDTLSRSPISLNNKRPEFLFLPASKRQVCEEDETSSVGINRGLDLSPSPSPCGSDRPLVVWSSTSLGPPVAEKPRWHLGQRTPAHLLPLDVTGERKVLDVDLLQGSCSPSQPRSLEPVSDTPVQHLTLRKTHSDLDPSLSLPQSPWTPPPTLGTMDHSATLLCSNSPSQSWNGPKGSTFSPGVWSEAYSYNLAPNPLGKGPGIMPKTGGMVGGVGGQGGGLMCPSQTSLGLSGSSGSQSHSSSFTSISESSCLRDPVTMVMMTGRRSETEGAAASPAGGQMGSERGVGEGEWRERSAHSIAAANALKFRERSLSTPTDSGSFCSTDNISGGMYSVTGVTGAGNGTNGGVPTEMHSHHHYQPRGERGESYALLYPSGSSEDGSASVDNISITDDNFPQDGRLRLRSRSISLKKSKHKPPPPVRSVSLMKNLGDADGRVHGRDRGHYREGRPKSLHIPREHLQDFQPNFLLPSSSCLSKPDLEDPELGYGGMDGPPGLEVQGPNNTELSSPAHWQLGEWKSSDPYQSWSGSSTATGTTVVDCMKVQGSESLLDSPSPSLLSIESTKASSPFKPPGLMSPSSGYSSLSETPTPITPSNQVAGTTTGPASTFGCKMRPKIPERKSSLPVTSPCDPAARSRLSFEMPVNAHLDLSSIKPKQKASRRHSDTSTAAKPGKLSSGSQSSLPLVTTNELRNIRLRSVSRSDLEDFPDGASDDIIEEEQGLDLSPPGVNSLGPLVASKPKPPVAVKPPLPKRPFNLLLKSPSSSPVDSESSPASPIDPPRPMPNPSIYMVVGRKPKLKKALPHTPTSPCGPLDQTQTFPLHHPQGLYSLPSFPHIQSLYDLPPLPLPQPLLEDPALEPEFDPDFELHLGLEGGWSLPSPCSNLEVMETQDKSRTLPSRMTISCLAELDKKKPKVPPPVPKKPNSLLLPSNSTTVHSNGTTDRQGTQMDGPAALRSPVGASPPEEIPGKEENQENPLGTDEESSIESSLQSSLQDCSLTDLEGRMATVEIGDDSVEENVEQSSLDVRGKTELHITEETDDDVGGHTPSTHNVEDLFTKIHRSKRKVLGRKEPGDSFGSRQSLVSPVKHSTSGGDLQTMTLGSTLRSSSRNDIFMALLQKKGSKSSSGGTRLSAMELLKSTNPLARRITEFSTLSDGGGDMTTGNNRTRPSQDQ